TGAACATACTTTTACTTTATTTACAGTAGTTTTTTTTAACAAAAAGTTTAAATAAACAATAAGTATATTTAGTATTCTTTATAACTACGAAGAAAGATTTTTTTGAAAAAACTAACTTTTTGGTCTTATTTCTGAGTTGCTTTGCAAGTAATATAGCGTTTCCCGCCTGGCTAAGGTACAGCAAGAAAGAAGAAACCGCAGGTAAACGCACCCTGGACGCAGATAAATATGTACCTTAGCCAAATTAGAACCGCATTAACACAGTTTTCGCTTGCAAAACGATATAAATATTCAGGTTAACTTGAAAAATCATTATTTGTTTAGTAGCTATATATACTAAGTCTTTCATCATATTTGAAATGACAAGATAAGACACAATATTCATAGGACTTACGCATTGACAGGAAATACGAAATATGGAGTATGGATTTGGGACATTCAAACCTGATTTTTCGATAATCTTTAAGCGATCACCACCCATCTGGTGGTAATTCTCAAAAGTCTGGAACGACCAAACTACGTTATACACATGATGTTACTTTTATAAAGCACGTAAGTCCTAATTCAGTAAAATAAATTATACACAGAGCGAAATTGACAAAACAGCAATGCTAATGTTATTTGAAGAAAATTTTTAGGTGAATGGGCATATAAGGTTGGTATTCCGGCAAAAAGTGGAATTTCTGGTGGAATTATTGCTGTTGTTCCAAATGTCATGGGGATTGGAGTGTTTTCACTACCTCTCGATTCACGCGGTAATAACGTAAGTTGCTAATTAGTCCCTAGAAACGGTATATAAGTCATACGAAAACTCCCTTTTCAAGTATTGCAAAATACTATTAATTGAGAACTGGTACTTAAACTCAGGCGTTTTTTGATAACTAGCAACTTGGGTTAATAGTGTTCGGGGGGTTAAGGTTTGTGAAGAACTTTCGCAGCAGTTTGGTTTACACTTGTTCGAGTGTTCGCAAAGAAACTTATTTTAGGGAAAAAGAGTGGTAATTCACACCCTCCCTGGAATAAAAGTTATCCTAAATCACTGCGTTGGATAACATTGTTTAGATTTGTACATGCATTTGCGCCTCTACCTTTATAAAATCGGACTGAAATTTTGATCCACAACCTCTTTCATAACCTCAAGAAATGTCCGCAAAACTGGTAATGACTCATCTTGTCGCCAGACAGCTACTAGCTCCACCTCTGCATCCGATAGATTCAAAGTAATGTATACAACTCCTGTTCTGTGAATATTACGTATGGATGCAGGAGCAAGGGAGACACCCATACCAGCAGAGACAAGACCAAGAATTGTCTGCTTTTGGCTGGCTTTTTGCACGACTTTAGGGCTAAAACCTGCTTGTTGGAATAAACTAATACACTGGTCGTAGTAGCCCGGTTCTAATTGACGTGATACCAGAATGAAGGACTCATTAGCCAGCATGGGTAATGCTAACTCTGGCTGAGTTGCTAAAGGATGAGTCTCTGGCAATATCACAACAAGTGGCTCCTTGAGGATTGGTTCAAGAGTCAAAGAAGCATCAGGTGTAGGCGGAATCATCAAACCAAGATGGATTTGCTGTTCTTGCAGCGCCTGCACTTGAGCACTTGTTGTCATTTCCTCTAATTCGAGTTCCACGCGTGGAAAACGCTCTCGAAAAATCCTCAAAGCTTTGGGTAAAACGCTATAGGTAGCAAAACCAGAGAATCCCACCTTGAGTCGTCCGCTTTCTCCCTGAGCCACTTGTCTTACTATCTCTACAGCCTCAGTTGCTTTCAGTAAAATGTGACGTGCTTCTACTAAAAATGCTTTTCCTGGTTCTGTTAATTGAACTCGGCGCTTAGTGCGCTCAAACAAGAGTACGCCTAATTCATCCTCCAGCTGACGGATTTGTTGACTTAAAGGTTGCTGAGTCATGTGCAGTCGTTCTGCAGCTCGACCAAAGTGCAGTTCCTCTGCAACAGCAACAAAGTAGCGTAAATGTCGAAGCTCCATTAGAACATTTTAAGTGTTAATTGCCTATCAAAAATGTGTTGGACAGTGAAAACATTAGCACTTATGTTAGAAAGTAACAACAAGAATATTCAAAATAACCAATATTTAGGGATTTGATTCCATGAAAGACGACACCAGTCCTGATTGGGAAAATGCTGCTTTGCTGACTATAGATATACAAAAATCTTTTGCATTACCTGGGGCTTGTGCAGAGATTCTTGGTACATGGGAAGTGATACCTAAAATTCAGCAATTATTACAAGCATTTAGACAAAGCGGGAAACCGATTATTCATGTTATCAGGATTTATTTACCCGATGGTTCCAATGTTGATTTATGTCGCAGACAAGATATTAAAAATGGCAAGCAGGTTGCAGTTCATGGCACTGATGGAGTAGAACTTGTCAACGAATTAAAACCATCATTTCAAATAATGCTTGATATAGATAAGCTAATTTCAGGAGCTTTTCAATGGGTTAGTCATCATGAATGGATTATGTACAAACCAAGATGGGGAGCTTTTTTTCAAACCTCTCTTGAAAAACATTTACGTGAGTATTCCATTAACACTTTAGTGATTTGCGGATGTAACTTTCCTAACTGCCCACGCACTACCATTTATGAGGCAAGTGAACGAGATTTTAGAGTCGTTTTCATTCCAAATGCTACATCTCAAGTCTATGAGCGAGGTTTGCAAGAGCTAAGGAATATTGGCGTGATTTTGATGAGTACTGAAGAGTGCATAGCTTTAGCAACACAAACAGTAAAAACTTCCGGAAAAAGCTTTTATTGATAAGGATAACAGACGATGAGCTTAGAATTTAGCACAAATACATTCGAGAAAGAGAAGATTATCTTAGCAGGGAAAGAAGAATATATCGTTGGAGGAGGACGCCATCTTTTTCCACTTTTACCTAAAGCTTTTGCAGAAATTCACCAAATCGGAGTGATTGGTTGGTCGTCCCAAGGTCCTGCTCAAGCACAAAATTTAAGAGATTCTCTAGCAGGAACTAACATCAAGGTCAAAGTAGGTCTTCGGAAAAATTCATCTTCTATTCCATTGGCAGAAAAAGCTGGCTTTACTAGAGACAATGGCACATTAGGAGAAATGTATGAAGTCATCTCTGAATCTGATTTGTTAATTCTTCTCATTTCTGATGCTGCACAGGCAGCAAATTATCAGCAAATTTTTGAGGCTATTCGTCCTGGAACTACACTCGGATTATCTCATGGATTTTTGCTTGGACATCTAAAAAACATTGGGGATTCATTTCCTGAAACCATTAACGTGATTGCTGTTTGTCCTAAAGGGATGGGACTTTCAGTCAGGCAACTTTATGAACAGGGTAAAGAAATTCATGGCGCTGGCATTAACTCCAGCTTTGCCATTCATCAAGATGTTAATGGAAGAGCAACAGATTACGCACTTGCATGGGCAGTAGCAATTGGTTCTCCTACAATCTTCCAAACGACTCTTGAATCAGAATATAAGTCTGACATTTTTGGAGAAAGAGGAATTTTGCTGGGAGCAGTTCACGGAATTGTAGAAAGTTTATATCGCTGGTTGATTCGTTCTGGACATTCTCAGGAGGAAGCTTATATAAATTCTGTAGAATCTCTCACTCAACCAATTAGCAATATGATTTCTAAAAATGGGTTCTTGTCCATTTATATATCTCTAACTGATGCCGAAAAAGAAACCTTCAAAAAAGCTTACTCTGCTGCTTATCATCCTGCTTTTGAAATCTTAATGGAGATTTATGATGAAGTTGCTTCTGGAAATGAAATTCGTAGCGTGATTGAAGCAAACAATCGTCATCAGCGTTTTCCTATAGGAAAAATTGACGGCACAGAAATGTGGCAAGTTGGCGTCAATGTTCGTGATAATAGACGACCTGAGAAAGTTTCCATTCATCCTGTAACTGCTGGAGTTTATATCGCTACCATGATGGCTCAAGTAGACTTATTGAAGGAAAAGGGACATCTTTACTCTGAAATTGTCAATGAGTCCATTATTGAAGCGGTGGATTCTTTAAACCCTTACATGTATCAAAAAGGGGTGGCTCATATGCTTAATAATTGTTCCATGACAGCACAGCTTGGAACTAGAAAATGGGCACCACGATTCGATTACATTTTCTGCCAGCAGGCTTTTACTGCATTGGATGATAACAAACAGACAGATGAAAAAGTTTTTGAAAACTTTTTGACGAATGACATTCACCAAGCGTTGTCGATTTGTACTCAGCTGCGACCTTCTGTCGATATTTTTGGATAAAATTGAGCTGAAAGTATGGGTTTAACTGCTTTACCGAGGTGGCTAAGGTAGATGTCGGGGATGCGGAGTTAATTATCCGTACTCTGTTTAACAGCACAAATCATGCAGCGCTGTGGAAAACCCGCATCACAACCCTGATTGAGCTTTACGACAAGCACCAAGTCTGCCCAACATTAGCACAGGGACTTGTCCCAGAAAAAACCATCAATGCCTTGATCTCAGAAATGGTAAGCGACAAAGCAGCCCAAACATGGCTGGAAGTTTGGCAGGAAGTTGTGGGAAATCGTCCTGATACCAAGTTGCGTTCTGTTGTAGTAGCGCTTTAGGGCAATACGGTTCAGTTAAGAAGAATTGTAGGTTGGGTTGCGCTCGGCTTAACCCAACAAAAGCGAGGCAGGTGTTGGGTTTCGTTCCTCAACTTATGCGCTACGCGCAGGCACTTTCACACAAATCAAATAAAATTGCTATGAAAGTCTTCTCAAATTCAGTTTCTTCTTGAACCTCGGTAAATTCGATCCATTTGGTCTTTTGAAAGTCGTGTTATTGGAAACCTTTGATGCACGTCATAGAAAAATTCTTGAGGCGGATCAACTGCCGTTTCTTGTTCAGAAATGTTATTTTTTATGTTATTACCATTTAAAAATTCTTCCTTAAGTCGTCTCTCATCTGTGTCATCACTTTTGAGTTGACTTTGAGGCAAGACATAAGCATGAGTTTCTGGATCGAAGGCTAAAACTTCTCCTTTCTCAATGTTATAAATCCAGGCGTAAATCTTTAGTTGTCCTTGGTATAGCTTGGAGCGGATAACTGGATAAGTCCGCAAATTTTCAATTTGAGTCAGTACATTTTCAGCGGTTAAAATTTCGAGTAGTTCTTCCCCCTTGTATTGGGTGTAATGTTCTTTTACCAATAGTCGGGTTGCCTCTGCATACTTTAACCAATCATGAACAAGCGGCATTTCATCTCGCAGGCTATGTAACTTCATCAGCCCTTTCATTGCACCACAATGCGAGTGACCACAAACAATAACTTGTCGAATACCTAGAGCTTGCACAGCGTATTCAATTGTCGCACCTTCACCGCCCTTGGTTGCTCCAAATGGCGGAATAATATTGCCAGCATTGCGGATAACAAATAATTCACCTAAATCAGCTTGTGTAATTAGATTTGGGTCTACACGTGAATCAGAACAAGTAACAAATAACACTCTGGGTTTT
This portion of the Brasilonema sennae CENA114 genome encodes:
- a CDS encoding LysR family transcriptional regulator encodes the protein MELRHLRYFVAVAEELHFGRAAERLHMTQQPLSQQIRQLEDELGVLLFERTKRRVQLTEPGKAFLVEARHILLKATEAVEIVRQVAQGESGRLKVGFSGFATYSVLPKALRIFRERFPRVELELEEMTTSAQVQALQEQQIHLGLMIPPTPDASLTLEPILKEPLVVILPETHPLATQPELALPMLANESFILVSRQLEPGYYDQCISLFQQAGFSPKVVQKASQKQTILGLVSAGMGVSLAPASIRNIHRTGVVYITLNLSDAEVELVAVWRQDESLPVLRTFLEVMKEVVDQNFSPIL
- a CDS encoding cysteine hydrolase family protein: MKDDTSPDWENAALLTIDIQKSFALPGACAEILGTWEVIPKIQQLLQAFRQSGKPIIHVIRIYLPDGSNVDLCRRQDIKNGKQVAVHGTDGVELVNELKPSFQIMLDIDKLISGAFQWVSHHEWIMYKPRWGAFFQTSLEKHLREYSINTLVICGCNFPNCPRTTIYEASERDFRVVFIPNATSQVYERGLQELRNIGVILMSTEECIALATQTVKTSGKSFY
- a CDS encoding ketol-acid reductoisomerase, with the protein product MSLEFSTNTFEKEKIILAGKEEYIVGGGRHLFPLLPKAFAEIHQIGVIGWSSQGPAQAQNLRDSLAGTNIKVKVGLRKNSSSIPLAEKAGFTRDNGTLGEMYEVISESDLLILLISDAAQAANYQQIFEAIRPGTTLGLSHGFLLGHLKNIGDSFPETINVIAVCPKGMGLSVRQLYEQGKEIHGAGINSSFAIHQDVNGRATDYALAWAVAIGSPTIFQTTLESEYKSDIFGERGILLGAVHGIVESLYRWLIRSGHSQEEAYINSVESLTQPISNMISKNGFLSIYISLTDAEKETFKKAYSAAYHPAFEILMEIYDEVASGNEIRSVIEANNRHQRFPIGKIDGTEMWQVGVNVRDNRRPEKVSIHPVTAGVYIATMMAQVDLLKEKGHLYSEIVNESIIEAVDSLNPYMYQKGVAHMLNNCSMTAQLGTRKWAPRFDYIFCQQAFTALDDNKQTDEKVFENFLTNDIHQALSICTQLRPSVDIFG
- a CDS encoding carbonic anhydrase; the encoded protein is MKKLIKGLREFKANYVSTHQELFEQLSQGQKPRVLFVTCSDSRVDPNLITQADLGELFVIRNAGNIIPPFGATKGGEGATIEYAVQALGIRQVIVCGHSHCGAMKGLMKLHSLRDEMPLVHDWLKYAEATRLLVKEHYTQYKGEELLEILTAENVLTQIENLRTYPVIRSKLYQGQLKIYAWIYNIEKGEVLAFDPETHAYVLPQSQLKSDDTDERRLKEEFLNGNNIKNNISEQETAVDPPQEFFYDVHQRFPITRLSKDQMDRIYRGSRRN